A genomic window from Bacillota bacterium includes:
- a CDS encoding dephospho-CoA kinase: protein MRVIGLTGGIASGKSLVSRLLRELGALVIDADQIAREVVEPGKPAYHSILREFGNQVLNPDGSLNRQALGRLVFSDPRKLERLNQITHPLIIAEIQKLLKSYRLLFPEKAVVLDAPLLYEAGLESIVDEVWVVYVDYPTQLQRLMERDGLTREEARRRIEAQLPLEEKVKRADRVIDNRGTPEETALQVRKFWNEIAKSQ from the coding sequence TTGCGGGTAATCGGACTCACAGGAGGCATTGCGAGCGGCAAAAGCCTCGTCAGCCGGCTGCTTCGGGAACTGGGAGCACTGGTTATAGATGCCGACCAGATTGCGCGGGAGGTGGTGGAGCCCGGGAAGCCGGCCTATCATTCGATTCTCCGGGAATTCGGAAATCAGGTTTTGAATCCCGACGGTTCCTTAAACAGGCAGGCCCTGGGCCGGCTTGTTTTTTCTGATCCCCGAAAACTGGAGAGGCTGAACCAGATCACTCATCCTCTGATTATTGCAGAAATCCAGAAACTTTTAAAAAGCTACCGCCTTCTCTTTCCTGAAAAAGCCGTTGTTCTGGATGCTCCCCTCCTTTACGAGGCAGGGCTGGAGAGCATTGTGGATGAAGTTTGGGTTGTCTATGTGGATTATCCGACCCAGCTCCAGCGCCTCATGGAAAGGGATGGATTAACCAGGGAAGAGGCGCGCCGGAGGATTGAAGCCCAGCTTCCTCTTGAGGAAAAGGTGAAGCGGGCCGACCGGGTGATCGATAACAGGGGTACGCCGGAGGAGACGGCGCTCCAGGTAAGAAAATTTTGGAATGAAATTGCGAAGTCCCAATAA
- a CDS encoding zinc ribbon domain-containing protein, producing MPTYEFICRSCGNHFSLFTTIAGRAKACCPSCEGRDLQQVFKGAMFLKGGSGGSESSGSSGGGGCTRTSCSGCPGC from the coding sequence GTGCCGACCTATGAGTTTATTTGCCGGAGTTGCGGCAACCACTTTTCTCTGTTCACCACAATTGCCGGGCGTGCAAAGGCATGCTGCCCGTCCTGTGAAGGCCGTGATTTACAGCAGGTTTTTAAGGGTGCGATGTTCCTCAAGGGAGGATCCGGCGGAAGCGAGAGCAGCGGTTCCTCCGGCGGTGGCGGCTGCACCCGGACGAGTTGCAGCGGCTGTCCCGGTTGCTGA
- a CDS encoding peptide ABC transporter substrate-binding protein codes for MGKGMRFWASFVVVFCLTATLVCLLFKAVGREGKVFVQIARNPASLDPALMSRSEERLVGAALYEGLAQYNAAQRRYEGVLAEKWEVAQKGRIYTFFLRKGLRFHNGLPVTAGDVKFSWERLLESDNCTGYGYLLQNVIGAEEKLRGITRGVKGLEVLDTYTLRVFLKEPDWTFPAVVSSPALAVVSQKAVQKSGPAYGSPGSQVVGTGPFYLASWGPGRIELRRNRRYFGKKPKAAALQFLVMEKPHDVKRYFEAGRLDVLAGVPPQLALALEAEKVQKSKPGFAIVKKPVLALYFLGFNSEQDPFGKNRDLRLAIDRALDKNGITRELLGAGGRALKGFLPPELLFSERDASREGVAGKVEALRLLARAGFPCGSRLPPLVFAYNESPGHEFLARFLQEQLGQVGIDLQIRKIPWQKFQNDLRKGIYPFFRLGWEADYPEAGNILYYNFASTEIGRNNYTRYRNETLDALLREARGEQDPERRAGLYRKAEEIILAEAPVVPLFQRVAVFVYRRELQGFSVDPLGRIDFSRLWKTDSRLYTFRRKD; via the coding sequence GTGGGGAAGGGAATGCGCTTCTGGGCAAGCTTTGTTGTTGTCTTTTGCCTCACTGCTACCCTGGTTTGCCTGCTCTTCAAAGCAGTGGGAAGGGAAGGGAAGGTCTTTGTGCAGATCGCCAGGAATCCGGCTTCTCTCGATCCCGCCCTGATGTCCCGTTCTGAGGAGAGGTTGGTCGGGGCCGCCCTTTACGAGGGTTTGGCGCAATACAACGCTGCGCAGCGGAGATATGAGGGCGTCCTGGCCGAAAAGTGGGAGGTTGCCCAAAAAGGGCGAATCTACACCTTTTTTTTGCGGAAGGGTTTGCGTTTTCACAACGGGCTCCCGGTTACGGCCGGGGATGTCAAGTTCAGCTGGGAAAGACTCCTGGAGAGTGATAATTGCACTGGCTATGGGTATTTGCTTCAAAATGTAATAGGGGCCGAGGAAAAGTTGAGAGGCATCACCCGCGGGGTAAAGGGTTTGGAAGTGCTTGATACCTATACCCTCCGGGTGTTTTTGAAAGAGCCTGATTGGACCTTTCCTGCCGTTGTGAGCAGTCCTGCCCTGGCAGTTGTGAGCCAAAAGGCTGTTCAGAAATCCGGGCCGGCTTACGGCAGCCCCGGCTCCCAAGTGGTGGGGACGGGCCCCTTTTATCTGGCAAGCTGGGGGCCGGGGAGAATTGAACTCCGCAGGAACCGGCGGTATTTCGGAAAAAAACCCAAGGCTGCTGCTCTGCAGTTTCTCGTGATGGAAAAACCCCATGATGTGAAACGCTACTTTGAGGCCGGGAGGCTGGATGTTTTAGCAGGGGTTCCCCCCCAGCTTGCTCTTGCTTTAGAAGCGGAAAAGGTTCAAAAGAGCAAGCCCGGTTTTGCGATTGTAAAAAAGCCGGTGCTGGCCCTTTATTTTTTGGGGTTTAATTCAGAGCAGGATCCTTTTGGGAAAAACCGGGATTTGCGTCTGGCAATTGACCGCGCCCTTGACAAGAATGGGATTACCAGGGAATTGCTGGGGGCGGGAGGAAGGGCATTAAAAGGATTTTTACCCCCGGAGCTTTTATTCTCTGAACGGGATGCAAGCAGAGAAGGGGTTGCGGGGAAGGTAGAAGCCCTGCGGCTTTTGGCCAGGGCGGGCTTTCCCTGCGGTTCGCGTCTTCCTCCGCTGGTTTTTGCCTACAATGAGAGCCCCGGCCACGAATTTCTGGCGCGCTTCCTGCAGGAGCAGCTGGGCCAGGTTGGAATCGATCTTCAGATAAGAAAAATTCCCTGGCAGAAGTTCCAGAACGATTTGCGCAAGGGAATTTATCCTTTTTTCCGGTTGGGTTGGGAGGCCGATTACCCCGAGGCGGGGAACATTCTTTATTACAATTTTGCCAGCACGGAAATAGGCAGGAATAATTACACCAGGTACCGAAACGAGACGCTTGATGCCCTTTTACGCGAGGCCCGCGGAGAGCAAGACCCCGAGCGGCGCGCCGGGCTTTACCGCAAGGCGGAAGAAATTATTCTGGCCGAGGCCCCGGTTGTCCCCCTTTTCCAGCGGGTTGCTGTCTTTGTTTACAGGAGAGAACTCCAGGGTTTCAGCGTGGACCCTTTGGGCAGGATAGATTTCAGCCGCCTCTGGAAAACCGATTCGCGCCTTTACACATTTCGGAGAAAGGATTAA
- a CDS encoding 4Fe-4S binding protein, producing MEPRWKPNIYENDRGIFAVFPELCKGCGLCIEKCPTKVIEWSKELAFNGSPTVEPRMTGCIVCGTCQTVCPDAAIAIFRHDRKNPPAGEPRTTAAPTR from the coding sequence ATGGAACCCAGGTGGAAGCCCAACATCTACGAAAACGACCGGGGAATCTTTGCCGTTTTTCCTGAATTATGCAAAGGCTGCGGGCTGTGCATCGAAAAATGCCCCACGAAGGTAATCGAGTGGTCTAAAGAACTGGCTTTTAACGGCTCTCCGACCGTCGAGCCCCGCATGACCGGCTGCATTGTCTGCGGCACCTGTCAAACCGTCTGCCCCGACGCGGCAATCGCGATCTTTCGGCACGACAGAAAGAACCCTCCTGCCGGTGAGCCCCGCACCACCGCTGCCCCCACCCGCTGA
- a CDS encoding lytic transglycosylase domain-containing protein, with protein MVIVNLRHLRWYFLIVLVIISVLYFLQAKWFWKLFYPWPYRREITAAASRHQLDPHLLAALIRVESRFDPHAQSDVGARGLMQVMPKTALWVARQIGLEDFHPDLLYQPEVNLLIGSWYLAHLFQEFQGNLNAALAAYNAGRGNVRAWLETGQWKGTAADLRRIPFPETQVYLRSVLRDYEIYKYLYGEENLKGS; from the coding sequence TTGGTCATAGTCAACCTCCGGCACCTCCGCTGGTATTTTCTGATTGTGCTGGTTATCATCAGCGTTCTTTATTTTCTTCAGGCAAAATGGTTCTGGAAACTCTTCTACCCCTGGCCCTACCGCCGGGAAATTACGGCAGCAGCATCCCGTCATCAACTTGATCCGCACCTTCTTGCCGCTTTGATCCGGGTGGAGAGCAGATTTGATCCGCATGCCCAATCAGATGTTGGGGCGCGGGGTTTGATGCAGGTGATGCCGAAAACCGCGCTCTGGGTGGCCCGCCAGATCGGCCTGGAGGATTTCCATCCCGACCTCCTCTACCAGCCCGAAGTTAATTTGCTGATCGGAAGCTGGTACCTGGCCCATTTGTTTCAAGAGTTTCAGGGAAATCTCAACGCTGCTCTTGCTGCCTACAATGCAGGGAGAGGAAATGTGAGGGCATGGCTGGAAACGGGCCAGTGGAAGGGGACCGCGGCCGATCTCCGGCGGATCCCTTTTCCCGAAACCCAGGTTTACCTCAGGTCCGTGCTGCGGGATTACGAAATATATAAATACTTGTACGGCGAGGAAAACTTAAAAGGATCTTAA
- a CDS encoding type II toxin-antitoxin system RelE/ParE family toxin, protein MRGNIRKAALAGMNSSENSTYKVQLLAQPRSYLKRADRSIQKRIATAIETICANPIRGPNIKPLRGFSQKYRYRLGDIRIIYNVKIEERLIIIEAIGPRGDVYKK, encoded by the coding sequence GTGAGGGGCAATATCAGGAAGGCGGCCTTAGCTGGGATGAACTCAAGCGAGAACTCGACCTATAAAGTCCAGCTATTAGCCCAGCCTCGCAGCTATCTTAAACGTGCCGACAGGTCCATCCAGAAACGCATTGCGACTGCAATTGAGACAATTTGCGCCAACCCTATACGCGGGCCAAACATTAAGCCATTGCGCGGCTTTAGCCAAAAGTACAGGTACCGCCTTGGTGACATACGGATTATTTATAACGTAAAAATCGAAGAACGATTAATAATTATTGAGGCCATAGGGCCCCGCGGAGATGTTTACAAAAAATAA
- a CDS encoding nicotinate phosphoribosyltransferase yields MEGFLVDSLAQVAKIKKDPKRKFYSATPEEILVGATADIYFVRTYEILNRLGLLDTPVMAEIFCRRAGVFAGSEEVLGLLEGRQVSVWALPEGSPMEQKEVVMRIRGPYREFGLYETAILGFLASSSGWATAAREVKEAAGAKQVLCFGARHLHPAVAPVMERAALIGGCDGASCILAAKLAGREPQGTMPHAMILIVGDTVEAALAYHRFMPPDAPRTVLVDTFKDEAEESLRVAQALGRSLTGVRLDTPGERGGVTPELVKEVRARLDQAGFNHVRIFVSGGLNPDRIRILSEAGADAFGVGSYISGAPPIDMTLDLKEVNGKPLTKRGRIPGETPNPRLVQIK; encoded by the coding sequence ATGGAAGGTTTTTTGGTGGATTCCCTTGCCCAGGTGGCAAAAATAAAAAAGGACCCCAAACGAAAATTCTACTCTGCAACCCCGGAGGAAATTCTGGTCGGGGCAACGGCCGATATCTATTTTGTGCGCACTTATGAAATACTGAATCGTCTGGGGCTGCTCGATACTCCCGTCATGGCCGAGATCTTTTGCCGCCGCGCAGGGGTTTTTGCGGGCAGCGAAGAGGTGCTGGGGCTTTTAGAAGGGAGACAGGTCAGCGTCTGGGCGCTTCCGGAGGGGAGTCCGATGGAGCAGAAGGAGGTTGTCATGCGAATTCGGGGTCCCTACCGGGAATTCGGATTATACGAGACGGCAATCCTCGGTTTTCTTGCAAGCTCTTCGGGCTGGGCGACGGCAGCACGGGAGGTGAAGGAGGCGGCCGGAGCAAAGCAGGTGCTGTGCTTCGGCGCGCGCCACCTTCACCCTGCGGTGGCGCCTGTCATGGAAAGGGCGGCCCTGATCGGGGGGTGCGATGGCGCAAGTTGCATTCTGGCCGCAAAGCTGGCCGGCCGGGAACCGCAGGGGACGATGCCGCACGCCATGATTTTGATTGTAGGGGATACCGTGGAGGCGGCGCTGGCCTACCACCGGTTTATGCCTCCGGATGCCCCGCGTACTGTTCTTGTTGATACTTTTAAAGATGAAGCCGAGGAGTCATTGAGGGTTGCCCAGGCGCTGGGCAGGAGTTTGACCGGAGTCCGCCTGGATACACCTGGCGAGCGGGGCGGAGTTACGCCGGAACTTGTGAAAGAAGTGCGGGCGCGCCTGGACCAGGCAGGCTTCAACCACGTTCGCATTTTTGTTTCCGGGGGCCTTAATCCCGACCGGATCCGGATCCTGAGTGAAGCAGGGGCCGATGCCTTCGGGGTGGGGAGTTATATTTCAGGTGCGCCGCCGATTGATATGACCCTGGACCTGAAAGAGGTGAACGGGAAACCCTTGACAAAACGGGGAAGGATTCCCGGTGAAACTCCCAACCCCCGCCTGGTGCAGATAAAATAG
- the mutM gene encoding bifunctional DNA-formamidopyrimidine glycosylase/DNA-(apurinic or apyrimidinic site) lyase codes for MPELPEVETIILSLRPKVAGRRIDRVEIFLEKVVKEPDPERFKREVAGRVIAGIKRRGKYLLFQLEGGLVLVVHLRLTGQLVYALPQAPRDRHTHVLFYLDNGAELRFQDLRQFGTMHLIPGDRLNRFRPLLSLGPDALDPALTRGLFKRRMMGRKGQIKKLLLDQTFVAGIGNIYADEILWQARIHPERAVDTLSSWERGKLYQVMREVLTRAIEHRGTTLRDYVDGEGQPGGYQALLAVHGRENEPCPACRSPIVRVKNGGRSSYFCPNCQK; via the coding sequence ATGCCCGAACTGCCAGAAGTTGAAACGATTATTTTGTCTCTCAGGCCAAAGGTCGCGGGAAGGCGCATCGACCGGGTGGAAATATTTCTGGAAAAGGTCGTTAAAGAGCCGGACCCCGAACGGTTCAAAAGGGAAGTTGCGGGAAGGGTGATTGCAGGCATCAAAAGGCGCGGAAAATATCTGCTTTTTCAGCTGGAAGGGGGCCTGGTGCTTGTGGTCCACCTCCGGCTGACAGGGCAGCTTGTTTATGCTTTGCCCCAGGCGCCCCGGGACAGGCACACCCACGTGCTCTTTTATCTGGATAATGGCGCCGAACTCCGTTTTCAGGATTTACGCCAGTTTGGGACGATGCACCTCATACCCGGAGACCGGCTGAACAGGTTTCGCCCGCTGCTCAGCCTGGGCCCCGACGCCCTGGACCCTGCCCTGACAAGGGGCCTTTTTAAAAGGCGCATGATGGGAAGAAAGGGCCAGATTAAAAAGCTTTTGCTGGATCAAACCTTTGTCGCGGGAATCGGCAATATTTATGCGGACGAGATTCTCTGGCAGGCGCGGATCCATCCGGAAAGGGCAGTGGATACTTTGAGCTCCTGGGAACGGGGGAAGCTTTACCAGGTAATGCGGGAAGTTTTAACGCGGGCCATCGAACACCGGGGGACAACCCTCCGGGATTATGTTGATGGGGAAGGACAGCCGGGCGGCTACCAGGCCCTGCTCGCCGTCCACGGCAGAGAAAACGAGCCCTGCCCTGCGTGCAGGAGCCCGATCGTTCGGGTGAAAAACGGCGGGCGGAGTTCTTATTTTTGTCCTAACTGCCAGAAATAG
- the polA gene encoding DNA polymerase I — protein sequence MKKLVILDGNSLAHRAFYALPLLTTTTGLYTNAVYGFTNMLQKVVRLEEPDYLAVAFDKGRVTFRHQDFEAYKAHRKGTPEELRPQFPLIKKILRAFRIPILEIEGYEADDLIGAVVRAAEAEGIETLIVTGDRDMLQLVTEKTTTLITRKGISELERFTKEGVRARYGVEPEQIPDLKGLVGDPSDNIPGVPGIGEKTAVKLLQKFGSIENCLNHLEELPKKIGALLKDYGDQAILSKKLATIDPNVPIKVSFSDLAVCRPDYEELIAAFQELEFKTLLKNLQPELPALDTAACPGAASSRIIEGPQDLLPLVEEIKRAGRVAVSTDRGSLPPLRAPLTRLGLAWGEEAGATVELPRDPALRKEMLSCLGGLLADPACTKLCHDAKAETVIWARHSIAIRGIAGDTMLAAYLLNPASSNPTLEEISLKYLNQVLAFSDSDPATPGRRALAVYNLWPALEAELHAAELLPLFRDLELPLSGVLARMELAGVKLDVNQLEEMSREFGRQLDALTEEIYDLAGESFNINSPRQLGQILFEKLKLPVMKKTKTGYSTDAAVLEELALYHEIAAKLLEYRQLMKLKSTYIDGLRSLISLETGKVHTTFNQTITATGRLSSTEPNLQNIPIKMELGRKIRRAFVPSVPGWLILAADYSQIELRILAHMSRDENLLDAFRRGEDIHTRTAAEVFGVSPELVTPDLRRRAKGVNFGIVYGITDFGLARDIGVSREEAHAYIENYFRQHPGVKRFIQETIARARERGYVSTLLKRRRFLPDLLSSNRAVRAFGERTAINTPIQGSAADIIKLAMLRIDRAIQEKGLQARMLLQVHDELVFELPPEEIPVLVSLVREGMEKAMELLVPLEVEIKIGPNWYDLVKVEEYDARTARS from the coding sequence ATGAAAAAACTGGTAATTCTTGATGGGAACAGCCTCGCCCACCGCGCCTTTTACGCCCTTCCTCTCCTCACCACGACGACCGGCCTCTACACCAACGCCGTTTACGGCTTCACCAACATGCTGCAAAAAGTCGTCCGCCTGGAAGAGCCGGACTATCTGGCGGTCGCTTTTGATAAAGGAAGGGTTACCTTCAGACATCAGGATTTCGAGGCGTACAAGGCGCACCGGAAGGGAACCCCTGAGGAGCTCCGTCCTCAGTTTCCCCTGATCAAGAAAATCCTGCGCGCCTTCCGGATCCCGATTCTCGAGATAGAAGGGTATGAAGCCGATGACCTGATCGGTGCGGTTGTCAGGGCCGCTGAAGCCGAGGGGATTGAAACCCTGATTGTCACGGGGGACCGGGACATGCTCCAGCTGGTTACCGAAAAGACGACAACCCTGATTACCCGGAAAGGGATCAGCGAGCTGGAGCGCTTTACGAAGGAAGGGGTCAGGGCGCGCTACGGGGTGGAACCGGAGCAAATCCCCGACTTGAAAGGGCTGGTGGGGGACCCCAGTGACAATATTCCCGGCGTTCCCGGAATTGGGGAAAAGACGGCGGTGAAGCTCCTTCAGAAATTCGGGAGCATTGAGAACTGCCTCAACCACCTTGAGGAGCTTCCCAAAAAGATCGGGGCGCTCTTGAAAGATTACGGGGACCAGGCGATCTTAAGCAAAAAGCTTGCCACGATCGACCCGAATGTTCCCATCAAGGTCAGCTTTTCTGATCTCGCCGTTTGCCGGCCGGATTACGAAGAACTGATTGCTGCTTTTCAGGAACTGGAGTTCAAAACGCTGTTGAAAAACCTGCAGCCGGAACTGCCGGCCCTTGACACGGCTGCCTGCCCCGGGGCGGCGTCGAGCCGGATCATTGAAGGGCCGCAGGACCTGCTTCCGCTGGTTGAGGAGATCAAAAGGGCGGGGCGGGTTGCCGTCAGTACGGATCGGGGCTCCCTCCCGCCGCTGAGGGCGCCTTTGACGCGCCTGGGATTGGCCTGGGGGGAGGAGGCGGGCGCGACGGTGGAACTCCCCCGGGATCCCGCCTTACGGAAGGAGATGCTTTCCTGCCTGGGCGGTCTCCTCGCGGACCCCGCCTGCACCAAGTTGTGCCACGACGCCAAGGCCGAGACGGTGATCTGGGCGCGCCATTCAATCGCCATCCGGGGGATTGCCGGAGATACAATGCTTGCCGCTTATTTACTGAATCCCGCCTCCTCCAACCCGACCCTTGAGGAGATTTCCCTGAAATACCTCAATCAGGTTTTGGCTTTTTCCGATTCCGATCCGGCAACCCCGGGCCGGAGGGCTTTGGCCGTTTACAACTTGTGGCCGGCGCTGGAGGCGGAGCTGCACGCAGCCGAACTTCTTCCCCTCTTTCGCGACCTCGAGCTGCCTTTGTCCGGCGTTTTGGCCCGCATGGAACTGGCAGGGGTCAAGCTGGACGTAAATCAACTCGAGGAGATGTCGCGGGAGTTTGGCCGCCAGCTGGATGCTTTAACTGAAGAAATCTACGATCTGGCAGGTGAGAGCTTCAACATCAACTCACCCCGGCAGCTGGGACAGATCCTTTTTGAAAAGCTGAAACTCCCGGTAATGAAGAAAACGAAGACGGGATACAGCACCGATGCTGCTGTTCTGGAGGAGCTGGCGCTCTACCACGAAATAGCTGCGAAGCTCCTGGAGTACCGCCAGTTGATGAAGCTCAAGTCCACTTACATTGACGGGCTGCGGAGTTTAATCAGCCTGGAAACGGGGAAGGTTCATACGACCTTCAACCAGACAATCACCGCGACGGGGAGGTTGAGCAGTACGGAGCCGAATCTCCAGAACATCCCCATTAAAATGGAGCTGGGCCGCAAGATCAGGCGCGCCTTTGTTCCTTCGGTCCCCGGCTGGTTGATCCTGGCTGCCGATTATTCCCAGATTGAATTGAGGATTCTCGCCCACATGTCCCGGGATGAAAATTTGCTTGATGCTTTCCGGCGCGGGGAGGACATTCATACCAGGACGGCTGCCGAGGTTTTCGGAGTCTCCCCCGAACTGGTTACCCCGGACCTGCGCCGGAGGGCAAAGGGGGTTAATTTTGGAATTGTCTACGGGATTACGGATTTCGGTCTGGCCCGGGACATCGGGGTGAGCAGGGAGGAGGCCCACGCCTATATTGAGAACTATTTTCGCCAGCACCCCGGCGTGAAGCGGTTTATCCAGGAGACCATCGCCCGGGCAAGGGAAAGGGGCTATGTCAGCACCCTGTTGAAGAGGCGCCGTTTTCTCCCGGATCTTTTGAGCAGCAACCGGGCGGTGCGTGCCTTTGGGGAGAGAACGGCGATCAATACCCCGATTCAGGGGAGCGCTGCCGATATCATCAAGCTGGCCATGCTCCGCATCGATCGCGCCATTCAGGAGAAGGGCCTGCAGGCCCGGATGCTCCTTCAGGTGCATGACGAGCTTGTCTTCGAACTGCCCCCCGAAGAGATCCCGGTCCTCGTTTCTTTAGTGCGCGAGGGGATGGAGAAGGCGATGGAACTCCTGGTTCCGCTGGAGGTGGAGATCAAAATCGGCCCCAACTGGTACGATTTAGTAAAAGTGGAGGAGTACGATGCCCGAACTGCCAGAAGTTGA
- the ytaF gene encoding sporulation membrane protein YtaF, producing MNLGALLFFAFALSLDAFSAGVAYGLRQIRISFGSHLVFGLASMLTVGLSMLCGDLVARFLPVIWGERLGGALLFGIGLWWYLRGKREKREAGRQDEHPKTVARLRFASLTVLVQILEEPACADLDASGTLSTAESLFLGFALSLDALGAGFGAALAGLNGWLAVCLVGFFQQLFLLLGIWVGCSPSLAWLRAQGSLLASIVLCLLGLVRFLQAG from the coding sequence ATGAATCTGGGAGCCCTCCTCTTTTTTGCCTTTGCCTTGAGTCTGGATGCTTTCAGCGCCGGTGTAGCCTACGGTTTGCGCCAGATCAGGATTTCCTTCGGCTCTCACCTGGTTTTCGGCCTTGCCTCAATGCTTACGGTGGGCCTCTCCATGCTTTGCGGGGATCTGGTGGCGCGTTTTCTGCCGGTAATCTGGGGGGAAAGATTGGGAGGGGCGCTCCTCTTCGGAATCGGCTTGTGGTGGTACCTGCGGGGAAAAAGGGAGAAGAGAGAGGCTGGACGGCAGGACGAGCATCCCAAAACCGTGGCCCGGCTCCGGTTTGCCTCTCTTACGGTGCTCGTTCAGATTCTTGAAGAGCCGGCCTGCGCGGACCTTGATGCCTCAGGAACCCTGAGTACGGCGGAATCCCTTTTTCTGGGCTTTGCCCTTTCCCTGGATGCGCTGGGCGCTGGTTTTGGGGCAGCCCTTGCCGGTCTTAACGGTTGGCTCGCAGTCTGCCTGGTTGGCTTTTTTCAGCAGCTGTTTCTTCTCCTGGGCATCTGGGTTGGATGCTCACCCTCTCTCGCGTGGCTGCGGGCGCAGGGTTCTCTCCTGGCAAGCATTGTTTTGTGTCTCCTGGGGCTGGTCAGGTTTTTGCAGGCAGGTTGA
- a CDS encoding HEPN domain-containing protein, translating into MGEEKIKRVPGLFDLLSPADLFWPFGKRKPRPKKGEASYCLRDAQKDWNMALEMYQKSQYDQATLLIRQALEKLLKANYPGLLGETIPSENNLLVLAKKVFPNLPAEVHDALAFLNPHYTLVRSVYDRDFADEVLEKARLIVNWILASSSACNSFDPDAVPPRGLSKRKNNLFKNSFKK; encoded by the coding sequence ATGGGAGAGGAAAAAATAAAAAGGGTTCCGGGTCTTTTCGATCTTCTGAGCCCTGCGGATCTCTTCTGGCCCTTTGGAAAACGCAAACCCCGCCCCAAAAAGGGAGAGGCTTCTTACTGCCTGAGGGATGCTCAGAAAGATTGGAACATGGCACTGGAAATGTACCAAAAAAGCCAGTACGATCAGGCCACCCTGCTCATCCGGCAGGCCCTCGAAAAGCTCCTAAAGGCAAACTATCCTGGTTTACTGGGGGAAACGATTCCAAGCGAAAACAACCTTCTGGTGCTCGCGAAAAAAGTTTTTCCCAACCTTCCCGCCGAGGTTCATGATGCACTTGCCTTTTTAAATCCCCACTACACCCTGGTGAGAAGCGTTTACGACCGCGATTTCGCAGACGAAGTGCTGGAAAAGGCGCGGCTAATCGTCAACTGGATTTTAGCCAGCAGCTCCGCCTGCAACTCCTTCGACCCCGATGCGGTTCCCCCGCGAGGCCTGTCCAAACGCAAAAATAACCTCTTCAAGAACAGTTTTAAAAAATAG